The Nitriliruptor alkaliphilus DSM 45188 genome includes a region encoding these proteins:
- the fsa gene encoding fructose-6-phosphate aldolase: protein MKLFLDTANLAEITEINGWGVLDGVTTNPTLAGKEKRAFADIIREICDEVGGDVSAEVVATDTDGMLREATELAAIADNVVIKLPLTPAGLSACRQLTDRGVKTNVTLCFSAPQAILAAQAGATYVSPFAGRLDDIANDGIALIAEIADIFRIQGYRTEVLAASLRSPQHVAQAAAVGANVATLPAKVFHQMVKHPLTDAGLERFLADWEVYQASLEA from the coding sequence GTGAAGCTGTTCCTCGACACCGCGAACCTGGCCGAGATCACCGAGATCAACGGGTGGGGGGTGCTCGACGGGGTCACGACGAACCCGACCCTCGCCGGCAAGGAGAAGCGCGCCTTCGCCGACATCATCCGCGAGATCTGCGACGAGGTCGGTGGCGACGTCAGTGCCGAGGTCGTGGCGACCGACACCGACGGGATGCTGCGCGAGGCGACCGAGCTCGCCGCCATCGCCGACAACGTCGTCATCAAGCTGCCCCTGACGCCCGCCGGGCTCAGCGCGTGCCGCCAGCTCACCGACCGCGGGGTCAAGACCAACGTCACGCTGTGCTTCTCGGCGCCCCAGGCGATCCTGGCCGCGCAGGCCGGTGCGACCTACGTCTCGCCCTTCGCGGGGAGGCTGGACGACATCGCCAACGACGGCATCGCGCTGATCGCCGAGATCGCCGACATCTTCCGCATCCAGGGCTACCGGACCGAGGTGCTGGCCGCGTCGCTGCGCTCGCCGCAGCACGTCGCCCAGGCCGCTGCGGTCGGCGCGAACGTGGCGACCCTGCCGGCGAAGGTGTTCCACCAGATGGTCAAGCACCCCCTGACCGACGCTGGTCTCGAGCGCTTCCTCGCCGACTGGGAGGTCTACCAGGCCTCGCTCGAGGCCTGA